The proteins below come from a single Leptospira harrisiae genomic window:
- a CDS encoding helix-turn-helix domain-containing protein: MATGSISLNLLFEFLWMGSGSVFCLIWSLSNLIRNRNISGFVWSFVLFSTGLWLLTGAFMFTGFYRYLPSIALIHIPFVFLSATLLYLYLEYLFLEKLIQIKIYHFIPAFVSVVFLIPFYFDSDAEQLEILEQMSKTEYGSVIVGMNFGIKISILLSVGLFLLKEWIPNVRLSVFFTKKAIYSLIFILLIWVDLLLGSIGFTFQIPFFRKLSAYLLPVLMYFYFFTRELWAPFVSDVRDSIQRNKYEKSKLVSVQLETIDQSLYELMREKVFCDEDLSLSKLAEMAEVKPGQLSEYFHKRYGFGFYQYINQYRIDEAKRLLLESEERSILSIADAVGFNSKSTFNRVFLESVGFTPTEYRKQSKPN, translated from the coding sequence GTGGCGACTGGTTCAATATCCTTAAACCTTCTTTTTGAGTTTCTTTGGATGGGTTCTGGATCAGTTTTTTGTTTGATCTGGTCTCTCTCAAATTTAATTAGAAACAGAAATATCTCTGGGTTTGTCTGGTCTTTTGTTTTATTTTCAACAGGTCTTTGGTTACTCACTGGTGCTTTTATGTTCACTGGGTTTTACAGATACCTTCCTTCCATAGCATTAATTCACATCCCATTTGTATTTCTTTCCGCAACCTTACTTTATTTATACTTAGAATATTTGTTTTTGGAAAAATTAATCCAAATTAAAATTTATCATTTTATTCCCGCATTTGTATCCGTAGTTTTTTTGATTCCATTTTATTTTGATTCAGATGCGGAACAATTAGAGATATTGGAACAAATGTCAAAAACGGAATATGGTTCCGTAATCGTAGGAATGAACTTTGGAATTAAAATTTCTATCTTACTTTCGGTTGGTTTATTTCTCCTGAAAGAATGGATACCGAATGTAAGGTTGTCTGTTTTTTTTACAAAAAAAGCAATTTATTCTCTTATCTTCATTCTTTTGATTTGGGTTGATTTATTACTTGGAAGTATTGGATTTACATTTCAAATTCCTTTTTTTCGTAAACTCAGTGCCTATCTTTTGCCTGTCCTAATGTACTTTTATTTTTTCACTCGAGAACTTTGGGCACCGTTTGTTTCAGATGTTCGTGATAGTATCCAAAGGAACAAATATGAAAAATCTAAATTGGTTTCGGTTCAATTAGAAACCATCGATCAAAGTTTGTATGAACTAATGCGAGAAAAAGTATTCTGTGATGAAGACCTAAGTCTTTCTAAACTGGCAGAGATGGCAGAAGTCAAACCTGGCCAACTTTCTGAATATTTTCATAAGCGGTATGGGTTTGGATTTTATCAATACATCAATCAATATAGGATCGATGAAGCAAAACGTTTATTATTGGAATCGGAAGAGAGATCGATCCTTTCGATTGCTGATGCTGTTGGTTTCAATTCAAAATCAACATTCAATCGTGTATTTTTAGAATCTGTTGGGTTCACACCGACAGAGTATCGTAAACAATCAAAACCAAACTAA
- a CDS encoding AMP-dependent synthetase/ligase: MRTMIDFYLNLPVKFGNKNAFATRMGTGVYQFKTYNHLLNDAKDLAFGLKGSLSERDKVAIFADNAYEWIQTSIAVTLLGAVDVPRASDVTDHDILYILNHSESKILFVENDAVFKKVIRLEAELEFLKEIVIIYPPKEGNKEMSSRKMKISTLQELVAKGKELRKVDPSDSVFLNSTIKVSDLFTMIYTSGTTGTPKGVMLTQKNILFQLQNLPIRLQKGDRTLSILPIWHIFERIFEIFSLYYGACTYYSSVRTLKEDLRFVKPHFMASAPRLWESIYSGILGTLAKSSPVKQKMFHIAMFFAKRFFISRQVITGNVLDIHPVVFWKQSIRFLYHLYRFFLVSVPHFIFDFLVLSKIRKATGGELRGSCSGGGALPYHVDEFFNTIGIPVLEGYGMTETAPVLAMRTFEEIIPGSVGKIFPKTNLRLVDLHTGEIFLDTEVGKFVFGRKGEIHVKGNQVMAGYYKNPEATNKVLNDGWLNTGDLGIFTANHNLRIVGRSKETIVLLGGENVEPVPIESKILESEWIDQCMVVGQDQKYLSVLVYPNTNRFEEPLSEEFWKQKEVIQKIETEIKAKVNSQTGFKSFERVVGLVILPKPFEVGDELTAKLSLKRHVITDKYKSEIAALYSNN; the protein is encoded by the coding sequence ATGCGGACCATGATAGATTTTTATTTAAACCTTCCGGTAAAATTCGGTAACAAAAATGCTTTTGCAACTCGGATGGGTACCGGTGTTTATCAGTTTAAAACTTATAATCACCTTCTAAACGATGCAAAGGATTTGGCATTTGGTTTGAAAGGTAGTTTATCCGAAAGAGATAAAGTCGCTATTTTTGCAGACAATGCATACGAATGGATACAAACAAGTATCGCAGTTACACTGCTCGGAGCTGTGGATGTTCCCAGAGCTTCCGATGTTACTGATCATGATATTTTGTACATTCTAAACCATTCTGAATCGAAGATACTTTTTGTCGAAAACGATGCTGTCTTTAAAAAGGTGATTCGGTTGGAAGCTGAATTGGAATTTTTAAAAGAAATTGTAATCATTTATCCTCCCAAAGAGGGAAATAAAGAAATGAGCTCAAGAAAAATGAAAATATCCACCTTGCAGGAGCTAGTTGCCAAAGGGAAAGAACTTCGTAAAGTTGATCCATCTGATTCAGTTTTTCTAAATTCAACAATCAAAGTATCTGATTTGTTTACTATGATTTACACTTCGGGTACTACCGGTACACCAAAAGGTGTTATGTTAACACAGAAAAATATTCTTTTCCAACTACAGAATCTCCCGATTCGTTTGCAAAAAGGAGACAGAACTTTATCAATTTTACCAATTTGGCATATCTTCGAAAGAATTTTTGAAATCTTTAGTTTGTATTATGGAGCCTGCACTTATTATAGCAGTGTTCGTACTTTGAAAGAAGATTTACGTTTTGTAAAACCTCATTTTATGGCTTCAGCCCCAAGACTTTGGGAAAGTATTTATTCAGGAATTTTAGGAACCCTCGCTAAATCATCTCCAGTAAAACAAAAAATGTTTCACATTGCTATGTTCTTTGCGAAAAGATTTTTTATTTCGAGACAAGTGATTACCGGAAATGTTTTGGACATCCATCCAGTAGTTTTTTGGAAACAATCCATTCGTTTTCTTTATCACCTCTACCGGTTTTTTCTAGTGAGTGTACCACATTTCATTTTTGATTTTTTAGTTTTATCTAAAATTCGAAAGGCAACTGGTGGAGAACTTCGTGGTTCTTGTTCTGGTGGGGGAGCGCTTCCATACCATGTGGATGAATTTTTTAATACCATTGGCATTCCAGTTTTGGAAGGGTATGGAATGACAGAAACGGCACCTGTACTTGCTATGCGAACCTTTGAAGAAATCATTCCAGGTTCTGTAGGAAAGATTTTTCCAAAAACTAATTTAAGATTAGTGGATCTTCATACGGGAGAGATTTTTTTAGATACAGAAGTTGGGAAATTTGTATTTGGAAGAAAAGGTGAAATCCATGTGAAGGGCAACCAGGTAATGGCAGGTTATTATAAAAATCCGGAAGCCACAAATAAGGTTTTGAACGATGGATGGCTAAATACTGGAGATTTGGGAATTTTCACTGCCAACCATAACTTACGAATTGTGGGACGTTCTAAAGAAACTATTGTTTTGTTAGGTGGTGAGAATGTGGAACCTGTCCCTATCGAATCAAAAATTTTAGAATCAGAATGGATTGACCAATGTATGGTTGTAGGGCAAGACCAAAAGTATTTGAGTGTTCTTGTATATCCGAATACCAATCGGTTTGAGGAACCTCTATCTGAGGAATTTTGGAAACAAAAAGAAGTGATTCAGAAAATTGAAACTGAAATCAAAGCAAAGGTGAATTCACAAACTGGATTTAAATCATTTGAGAGAGTAGTGGGTCTTGTGATTTTACCAAAACCATTTGAAGTAGGCGATGAACTGACTGCAAAACTTTCATTAAAAAGACATGTGATCACAGATAAATACAAATCAGAAATTGCTGCGTTGTATTCCAACAACTAA
- a CDS encoding M23 family metallopeptidase has protein sequence MRSIVVVLSLLASFILADEPVSAIKPEFVWPIQGLELPGLITSTFGESRKDHFHNGLDISSVLQPVKSMSQGFILYSRYAEDDPFEDERGSGNIVWIAHKNGYVSGYYHLGGTRNETVRSGKQVSAGDTIGISGNTGHSTGGHLHFVLGKDYGKTLLDPLAYLPPVEDTMPPQIANLFIHVGENYTNLNDGDNINVSKAFPLTVSILDGGIKNSQRRGIKEVKFLFNGETYKQANFESLRFEEGKWKTKEGHNFDELFFKDRYLVGILNLKAGENIIKVQTKDFSGQNAERSFSINITRISGGN, from the coding sequence ATGAGAAGTATTGTTGTAGTATTGAGTCTCTTGGCAAGTTTTATTTTAGCAGATGAACCGGTCTCCGCGATAAAACCCGAATTTGTTTGGCCCATCCAAGGTTTGGAATTGCCTGGTCTCATCACAAGTACCTTTGGAGAGTCGCGAAAAGACCATTTTCACAATGGATTAGACATATCTTCCGTTTTGCAACCTGTCAAAAGTATGAGCCAGGGATTCATCCTATACTCCCGTTATGCGGAGGACGACCCTTTTGAAGACGAACGTGGGTCGGGTAATATTGTCTGGATTGCACATAAAAACGGTTATGTGAGCGGCTACTACCATTTGGGAGGAACAAGGAATGAGACAGTTCGGTCTGGCAAACAGGTCTCCGCAGGTGATACCATTGGAATCTCAGGGAATACAGGGCATTCTACCGGGGGCCACCTACACTTTGTTTTAGGAAAGGATTATGGGAAAACTCTTCTTGATCCCCTCGCTTACCTTCCTCCTGTGGAAGACACTATGCCACCTCAAATTGCCAATCTTTTCATCCATGTAGGTGAAAATTACACCAACCTCAATGACGGAGACAATATCAATGTGTCCAAAGCATTCCCACTCACAGTCAGTATTCTTGATGGTGGAATCAAAAATAGCCAAAGGAGAGGAATCAAAGAAGTAAAATTCCTTTTTAACGGCGAAACTTACAAACAAGCAAACTTCGAATCCTTACGATTTGAAGAGGGGAAATGGAAAACAAAAGAGGGACATAATTTTGATGAATTGTTTTTCAAAGATAGGTATTTGGTAGGAATTCTCAATCTTAAGGCCGGTGAGAATATAATCAAAGTCCAAACAAAAGACTTTAGCGGTCAAAACGCCGAAAGAAGTTTCAGCATCAACATAACGAGAATTAGTGGAGGGAATTAA
- a CDS encoding sigma-70 family RNA polymerase sigma factor, translated as MKQTSYTNEEILEIVKACGAGDEKSLQTFFDIYSQDIYNFPIRVFHLSEDDASDYYIYAFERLKTGKRFKSFVGKSSFKTWFFSVLRNLLIDWQRTKREVKTQTISKVNKEGKEYSTIEDEPDKRSEALALAIDVSDQFHSVLSTIKIENRVVFKLSFVYYLHLDPEEVRFVAEKTNRSEEEIRVEILHLREELSGREEENLKMEDKITSLYLNILDLKEQKKSKAQGDSVEAQYYKERLDHALAKKYEQRKKLIEKKQKGHFLVRTPYREIARILGISEGGVSVTLLRVLEKMQKKMHSMAGEG; from the coding sequence ATGAAACAGACTTCTTATACCAATGAAGAAATTTTAGAGATTGTCAAAGCCTGTGGTGCTGGAGACGAAAAGTCTCTCCAGACGTTTTTTGATATTTATTCTCAAGACATTTACAATTTTCCAATTCGTGTCTTTCACTTAAGTGAAGATGATGCCTCCGACTATTATATTTATGCATTTGAAAGGTTAAAAACCGGAAAACGTTTCAAAAGTTTTGTGGGTAAGTCTAGTTTCAAAACTTGGTTTTTCTCAGTACTTAGAAACTTACTGATTGATTGGCAACGCACGAAACGGGAAGTCAAAACCCAAACCATTTCGAAAGTCAATAAAGAAGGGAAAGAATACAGTACCATCGAAGACGAACCGGATAAAAGATCGGAAGCCTTGGCATTGGCAATCGATGTTTCTGACCAATTTCATTCCGTACTATCCACAATAAAAATTGAAAACCGGGTAGTATTCAAATTGTCCTTTGTTTATTACCTCCACCTAGATCCAGAAGAGGTTCGGTTTGTTGCTGAAAAAACCAATCGTTCCGAAGAGGAGATCCGTGTTGAGATTTTGCATCTCCGTGAAGAACTTTCTGGTCGCGAAGAAGAAAACTTAAAAATGGAAGATAAGATCACATCCCTGTATTTGAATATTCTGGATTTGAAAGAACAGAAAAAATCAAAGGCCCAAGGGGACTCTGTCGAAGCACAATATTATAAAGAACGTTTGGACCATGCTCTTGCGAAAAAGTACGAACAGAGGAAAAAACTAATCGAGAAAAAACAAAAAGGCCACTTTCTCGTCCGGACGCCCTATAGAGAGATTGCCAGAATCTTAGGGATTTCCGAAGGTGGAGTCAGTGTGACCTTGCTAAGAGTTCTCGAAAAAATGCAAAAAAAAATGCATTCGATGGCTGGAGAGGGCTAA
- a CDS encoding CHAT domain-containing protein — protein sequence MLSLIIDRVGNVNIFNVLEDNLPVEESHIQSTLDDDLIFEYLGEVERLVHVSQSVLSNPNQILNADILQDLKVLGETFYQQFFPSSIIEKLKNTTKHSIHFNIDPALALIPWELLHDGASFLSDKFRIGKTIRGGLHRPTHQENRKIKMLIIADPTEDLPHAQKEGEVLFSVLSQKVPTHLLELEFIGGKQVTKLKLLSLIKDKHIIHYSGHLHFSDDSLENGWLLSDGKVLKAREIKSTGIDTDLVFSNSCMSAKAAGKKLNPNILNQYAGAFLTAGIKTFVGTNWEILDNERTIDFTVRFYTFLFSDKSVGESLYLSKEFARRNYHANDLTWANYSLYGNPDFSLFVKDRRNFHSAKILNPTSVIEFYPTPIAVAYSKLIKSNKAKSIDKSNLINLIKLFEAISQVVGMMVFSDHAAHAMNKSIPNNPDDAVSLRKWWELVYGCVWDFQKLKISSILEAALPVLHEQKETIFKMVGWMESWEQDEVKEEEIESYQIIMQFFLENMLLEFSELEKVSVLLVSENHNPHFYFKGIKPAYLYPSSPGSKDKLQEQLSKHKGNLVLVHENRKIVIPFPTYFKERKETGDLELVFNGLIPFAPGAKQS from the coding sequence ATGCTCTCCCTAATCATTGATAGAGTTGGTAACGTAAATATCTTCAATGTCTTGGAGGATAATCTTCCAGTAGAGGAATCCCATATCCAATCTACGTTAGATGATGATTTAATTTTTGAATATTTGGGAGAGGTGGAAAGGTTAGTCCATGTTTCTCAATCGGTTCTTTCCAATCCAAACCAAATTCTCAATGCTGACATCCTTCAAGATTTAAAAGTTCTCGGTGAAACTTTTTACCAACAGTTTTTTCCTTCTTCCATTATTGAAAAATTAAAAAATACAACGAAACATAGCATTCATTTTAATATTGATCCAGCTCTTGCTCTCATTCCTTGGGAACTATTACATGATGGGGCTAGTTTTCTTTCTGATAAATTCAGAATAGGAAAAACAATTCGGGGAGGATTACATCGTCCCACACACCAGGAAAATCGTAAGATCAAGATGCTCATCATTGCAGATCCTACAGAAGATCTTCCACATGCCCAAAAAGAAGGTGAGGTTTTATTTTCCGTTCTTAGCCAAAAGGTTCCCACTCATTTGTTGGAACTTGAATTTATTGGTGGCAAACAAGTCACCAAACTAAAGTTACTATCTCTAATTAAAGACAAACATATCATACATTATTCAGGACATCTTCACTTTTCTGATGATTCATTGGAAAATGGTTGGTTGTTGTCAGATGGAAAGGTACTAAAAGCCCGCGAAATCAAATCAACGGGAATTGATACAGATCTTGTATTTTCTAATTCTTGTATGTCAGCTAAGGCTGCTGGTAAAAAATTAAATCCAAATATTTTAAATCAGTATGCAGGCGCCTTTTTGACTGCAGGAATCAAAACTTTTGTTGGAACCAATTGGGAAATTTTAGACAACGAAAGAACAATTGATTTTACAGTTCGATTTTATACTTTTTTATTTTCTGATAAATCTGTGGGTGAGTCGTTATACTTATCCAAAGAGTTTGCAAGACGAAATTATCATGCTAATGACTTAACTTGGGCAAACTATTCATTATATGGAAATCCTGATTTTTCATTATTTGTAAAAGATAGAAGAAATTTTCATTCTGCAAAAATTCTAAATCCAACTTCAGTAATCGAATTTTACCCCACTCCTATTGCAGTTGCTTATTCAAAGTTAATCAAATCCAACAAGGCAAAATCCATCGACAAAAGTAATTTAATCAATTTGATTAAATTGTTTGAAGCAATCAGTCAAGTTGTTGGAATGATGGTTTTCAGTGATCATGCAGCTCATGCAATGAACAAATCAATCCCGAATAACCCGGATGATGCGGTATCACTTCGTAAGTGGTGGGAACTAGTATATGGATGTGTTTGGGATTTTCAAAAACTTAAAATTTCAAGTATATTAGAAGCTGCTTTACCTGTTTTACACGAACAAAAAGAAACCATTTTTAAAATGGTTGGATGGATGGAATCTTGGGAACAGGATGAGGTGAAAGAAGAAGAAATAGAATCTTACCAAATCATTATGCAGTTCTTTTTGGAAAACATGTTACTCGAATTTTCAGAATTGGAGAAAGTGAGTGTTCTTTTGGTATCTGAAAATCATAATCCACATTTTTATTTTAAAGGGATCAAACCTGCCTATTTATATCCGTCTTCTCCAGGTTCAAAAGATAAATTACAAGAACAACTATCGAAACACAAAGGAAATCTTGTGTTAGTTCATGAAAATCGTAAGATTGTAATTCCTTTTCCAACATATTTTAAGGAACGCAAAGAAACGGGAGATTTAGAGTTGGTGTTTAATGGTCTCATTCCTTTTGCTCCAGGAGCTAAGCAGAGTTGA
- a CDS encoding sigma-54 down-regulated protein: MEQQVKDGLNFILGAVNTAKVEAEKAFSNINTGFQSLAAKGAQDQSEVSVNLRKYLQEGISQVETIIGKANTVVAETKAKVATVTSKA; encoded by the coding sequence ATGGAACAACAAGTAAAAGACGGATTAAACTTCATCCTAGGCGCAGTGAACACAGCAAAAGTAGAGGCTGAAAAAGCTTTCTCTAACATCAACACTGGATTTCAATCTTTAGCTGCAAAAGGTGCACAAGACCAAAGCGAAGTTTCTGTAAATCTTAGAAAATACCTTCAAGAAGGAATTTCTCAAGTTGAAACAATCATCGGAAAAGCAAACACTGTTGTTGCTGAAACTAAAGCGAAAGTAGCAACTGTTACATCTAAAGCTTAA
- the mtnA gene encoding S-methyl-5-thioribose-1-phosphate isomerase, which yields MTHPEFLPIQWKSTHLELLDQRILPGKKEFLKIVSVEETISAIREMAVRGAPAIAITGVFGLTLGAKSRSGMATTKEIETLLSSVLESRPTAVNLSYAIREAKNRVQGINDWGLISETWESYAEEMVELDLAANKALGGNGLSLFNQNQTEFHIITHCNTGALATAGHGTALGVIRSLRDAGKKVVVYADETRPFLQGSRLTAFEMMEEGIECYIITDGMSGWLMNHRKIDAVIVGCDRVAANGDTANKIGTYNLGIVAKEHGVPFYVCATKDSFDLNLKTGDEIPIEMRKETEVTQFDFLKTEDGKYLFPEGKTSPIGARALNPSFDVTKAHLIKNFITEFGCFVPEEISVRLKTV from the coding sequence ATGACTCATCCGGAATTTTTACCGATCCAATGGAAATCCACCCATTTGGAACTTCTCGACCAACGAATCTTACCTGGAAAAAAAGAATTTTTAAAAATAGTGTCTGTAGAAGAAACCATTTCGGCCATTCGTGAAATGGCTGTTAGGGGAGCACCTGCCATTGCCATCACAGGAGTTTTTGGTCTTACCTTAGGGGCGAAGTCGCGGTCGGGAATGGCAACCACAAAAGAAATTGAAACCTTACTGTCTTCTGTTTTGGAATCTCGCCCTACTGCAGTCAATTTGAGTTATGCAATTCGTGAAGCAAAAAATCGCGTTCAGGGAATCAATGATTGGGGTTTAATATCAGAAACATGGGAATCATATGCGGAAGAGATGGTGGAGCTTGATTTAGCCGCCAATAAAGCGTTAGGTGGAAATGGACTTTCTCTTTTTAATCAAAACCAAACTGAATTTCACATCATCACTCATTGTAATACGGGAGCATTAGCAACCGCAGGCCATGGTACTGCTCTTGGGGTCATTCGAAGTTTACGGGATGCAGGGAAAAAGGTTGTTGTATATGCAGATGAAACAAGGCCTTTTTTACAAGGTTCTAGACTCACCGCATTTGAAATGATGGAAGAAGGCATCGAATGTTATATCATTACTGACGGAATGTCTGGTTGGCTTATGAATCATAGAAAAATCGATGCAGTAATTGTTGGTTGTGACCGTGTCGCTGCCAATGGAGACACAGCAAACAAAATCGGAACATACAATTTAGGGATAGTCGCAAAGGAACATGGAGTCCCTTTTTATGTCTGTGCCACAAAAGATAGTTTTGATTTGAATTTGAAAACAGGGGATGAAATTCCCATCGAAATGCGAAAAGAAACAGAAGTGACACAATTTGATTTTTTAAAAACTGAGGATGGAAAGTATTTATTTCCTGAAGGGAAAACTTCACCGATCGGTGCAAGGGCCCTCAATCCTTCTTTTGATGTAACAAAAGCTCACTTAATCAAAAACTTCATCACAGAATTTGGATGTTTTGTACCAGAGGAGATTTCGGTTCGTCTAAAGACTGTATGA
- the msrA gene encoding peptide-methionine (S)-S-oxide reductase MsrA, whose amino-acid sequence MTEKVILGGGCFWCTEAVYLRIPGVISVRSGYAGGSTPNPTYKEICTGTTGHAEVIEIEFDPEIISYSKILEVFWASHDPTTLNRQGNDVGTQYRSVIFYLNENQKELAVESKRKHAFLFPDPIVTEITPAPEFYPAEDYHQDYFTLNPQNPYCHYVIFPKLKKLGLKL is encoded by the coding sequence ATGACGGAAAAAGTAATTTTAGGTGGTGGGTGTTTTTGGTGTACAGAAGCGGTGTATCTTAGGATTCCCGGAGTAATTTCTGTAAGATCTGGATACGCCGGTGGGTCGACTCCCAATCCAACCTATAAAGAAATTTGTACGGGAACTACGGGTCATGCAGAGGTCATAGAAATAGAATTTGACCCAGAGATTATATCCTACTCAAAAATTTTAGAAGTTTTTTGGGCCTCTCACGATCCTACAACACTCAATCGCCAAGGGAATGATGTGGGTACACAGTATAGGTCCGTTATATTTTATTTGAATGAAAATCAAAAAGAATTAGCAGTAGAGTCGAAACGAAAACATGCATTTCTTTTTCCTGATCCCATTGTGACAGAAATTACACCAGCACCAGAATTTTATCCTGCTGAAGATTATCACCAAGATTATTTCACGCTGAATCCGCAGAATCCATACTGCCACTATGTGATTTTTCCCAAGTTAAAAAAATTGGGATTAAAGCTGTAA
- a CDS encoding DUF342 domain-containing protein yields the protein MDVKNAPDFNPERGLKIQISEDRLTATLVAKPIWLLGGSMSNILIYEALDNASIHRDRILMKEVDKAALEIDKILKDPTKVKDDFEFIVAQGNPAKQGESGWIKFYFPRAQRVVLKDDGSADYRNINKYVHVKEGERLATLFEGIAGEQGIDVLGNPIYPNPIDRPRLTLGKNVLPKTVEDPEKPGRQLKEYFASLSGVVFSTDTSLTVSPELNIESNIGLGTGNINFEGTIRVKGTIEEGAIVNCQGSLYLDGNVESSDVVVGEDLEVKGGVKAKGKGVIRIKGDLRTKFIENANLEIDGDCIVENFILGSKILCLGNVILTGESSSIIGSDIISYQGITVSSLGSTAQMDTVVEVGFHFRNDRLLTEGSARLAEFERELEALVPEIQKIKEVVQRSRGKLDDARKEKFKEIFDAYQKKSKTVELLKSKIEELKGARYNQDNVKVVVRNTAHIGAVIKYRRQVEKITKAQTAFVMNFFPNQEKAMLTAFKGK from the coding sequence ATGGACGTTAAAAATGCACCGGACTTCAATCCGGAAAGGGGACTGAAAATCCAAATCTCCGAGGATCGACTTACAGCAACTTTGGTGGCAAAACCAATTTGGTTGTTAGGCGGTTCTATGAGCAATATATTGATTTATGAAGCTCTAGACAATGCGTCCATTCATAGGGATCGAATTTTGATGAAAGAGGTAGATAAAGCCGCTCTCGAAATCGATAAAATTCTCAAAGATCCCACAAAAGTAAAAGACGATTTTGAATTTATTGTAGCACAAGGAAATCCCGCCAAACAAGGTGAAAGTGGTTGGATCAAGTTTTATTTCCCAAGAGCACAACGAGTTGTTTTAAAAGACGATGGTTCTGCTGATTATAGAAATATTAATAAATATGTTCACGTAAAAGAAGGCGAAAGACTTGCCACCTTGTTTGAAGGAATTGCCGGCGAACAAGGAATTGATGTTTTAGGAAATCCAATTTATCCCAATCCTATCGATAGACCAAGACTCACCTTGGGAAAAAACGTTCTCCCAAAAACAGTAGAAGATCCTGAAAAACCAGGGAGACAACTCAAAGAATATTTTGCTTCTTTAAGTGGGGTTGTATTTTCCACAGACACTTCTCTCACTGTATCTCCAGAATTAAATATTGAAAGTAATATTGGACTCGGAACTGGAAACATCAACTTCGAAGGAACCATTCGTGTGAAGGGAACTATTGAAGAAGGTGCCATTGTCAATTGCCAAGGTTCTTTGTACCTAGATGGAAACGTAGAATCTTCAGACGTTGTTGTGGGTGAAGACCTAGAAGTCAAAGGTGGAGTGAAAGCCAAAGGCAAAGGTGTCATTCGAATCAAAGGGGACTTACGTACTAAGTTCATTGAAAATGCAAATCTCGAAATTGATGGCGATTGTATTGTTGAGAATTTTATTTTAGGAAGTAAAATCCTTTGTTTAGGAAACGTAATCCTTACAGGTGAATCTTCTTCTATCATTGGATCTGATATCATTTCTTACCAAGGAATTACAGTGTCATCATTGGGTTCCACTGCCCAAATGGATACAGTTGTCGAAGTGGGATTTCACTTTAGAAACGATAGATTATTGACCGAAGGTAGTGCTCGACTTGCCGAATTTGAAAGAGAGTTAGAAGCACTGGTTCCTGAAATTCAAAAAATTAAAGAAGTAGTGCAAAGATCTCGCGGCAAATTAGATGATGCGAGAAAAGAAAAGTTCAAAGAAATCTTTGATGCTTATCAGAAAAAAAGTAAAACGGTTGAATTATTAAAGTCAAAAATTGAAGAACTAAAAGGTGCGCGTTATAACCAAGACAATGTGAAAGTTGTTGTCCGTAACACAGCTCATATTGGTGCAGTTATCAAATACCGACGACAAGTGGAAAAAATCACAAAAGCACAAACTGCATTTGTGATGAACTTTTTCCCAAATCAAGAAAAAGCTATGTTAACTGCTTTCAAAGGAAAATAA